One genomic segment of Ricinus communis isolate WT05 ecotype wild-type chromosome 5, ASM1957865v1, whole genome shotgun sequence includes these proteins:
- the LOC8288867 gene encoding uncharacterized protein LOC8288867, with translation MALLTILLEILKRPSVWDVLTELAMFTVPLWTAVIVGVLVGWAWKPKWANLGISSVCNDSANKVASPVAVESSSSITTFKSMRFQLPSCMSWVADNHIQIDSASAPPSLSSDCSSSQLEKETSSIVNDDDLEHLCKIVDEKDGGPAWIQMMDRSTPTMTYQAWRRDPETGPPQYRSRTVFEDATPEFVRDFFWDDEFRLKWDDMMLHAATLEECPTTGTMIVQWVRKFPFFCSDREYIIGRRIWESGRLYYCVTKGVPCSSVPRRNKPRRVDLYYSSWCIRAVESKRGDGQLSACEVLLFHHEDMGIPWEIAKLGIRQGMWGAVKKIDPGLRAYQKHRAAGGPLSRCAFMAQINTKVSSDYLRSLESNASYSSEVESDDSSKKPGGNIPRLLVVGGAIALACTLDRGLLTKAVIFGVARRFAKIGRRL, from the exons atGGCTTTGTTGACTATTTTATTGGAGATATTAAAAAGACCTAGTGTTTGGGATGTCCTGACCGAGCTAGCCATGTTTACGGTTCCTTTATGGACTGCTGTTATAGTTGGAGTTCTAGTAGGATGGGCATGGAAACCCAAATGGGCCAATTTGGGTATCTCTTCTGTCTGTAACGACTCTGCAAACAAAGTAGCATCACCAGTGGCGGTCGAATCTTCGTCGTCCATTACAACCTTCAAATCAATGAGATTTCAGTTGCCTAGTTGCATGTCTTGGGTTGCCGACAATCATATTCAAATCGATTCTGCTTCTGCACCGCCTTCCCTTAGTTCTGATTGCAG TTCGTCACAGCTTGAAAAGGAAACATCAAGTATAGTGAATGATGATGACCTAGAGCATTTGTGTAAGATTGTGGATGAGAAAGATGGTGGTCCTGCTTGGATTCAGATGATGGATCGTTCTACTCCAACTATGACTTATCAAGCTTGGCGCAGAGATCCTGAG ACTGGCCCTCCACAATATCGCAGCAGAACTGTTTTTGAGGATGCCACTCCTGAATTTGTAAGGGACTTTTTCTGGGATGATGAATTTCGGTTGAAATGGGACGACATGATGTTACATGCTGCAACTTTGGAGGAGTGCCCGACAACAGGAACCATGATCGTCCAGTGGGTACGCAAG TTTCCCTTCTTCTGTAGCGACAGAGAATACATCATAGGTCGTCGAATTTGGGAATCAGGTCGACTGTACTACTGTGTTACAAAG GGAGTTCCTTGCTCCTCTGTGCCAAGACGTAATAAACCTAGACGTGTTGATTTGTACTATTCAAGCTGGTGCATTCGCGCAG TTGAATCTAAAAGGGGGGATGGCCAGCTAAGTGCATGTGAGGTGCTACTCTTCCATCACGAAGACATGGGTATTCCTTGGGAAATTGCAAAACTTGGAATTAGGCAGGGTATGTGGGGAGCGGTGAAGAAGATTGACCCTGGTTTGCGTGCATATCAGAAGCATAGAGCTGCTGGAGGCCCACTTTCACGATGTGCTTTCATGGCTCAGATCAACACCAAAGTGAGTTCAGACTACCTGAGATCTCTTGAAAGCAATGCTAGTTATTCATCAGAGGTTGAAAGCGATGATTCATCCAAGAAACCGGGGGGAAACATACCTAGGCTGCTTGTGGTTGGTGGGGCTATTGCTTTGGCTTGTACTCTTGACCGGGGATTATTAACTAAGGCAGTTATATTTGGTGTAGCCAGAAGATTTGCGAAAATTGGAAGGAGGTTGTGA
- the LOC8288869 gene encoding ankyrin-3 isoform X2, with amino-acid sequence MSLRFLRLLIQVTLTLPGDCCLQSAGADVNQELFRGFAATAAAREGHCTLLDMLLKAGTSQSACEDALLEACLCGRAKTAELLIQSDMIGPDVVKHALISASCRGFVDVATTLIKNGADINCTHRVLLRSFKPALHANVSCTALVAAVVSRQVSMVKYLLEAGARTNCLARLGAWSWDVFSGEELRVGACLGEPYDGVWCAVEYYEASGQILNCLLQHQISCLEHQEQGRTLLCHAILCQNPDAVAVLLTAGADVEFRIRTKRGHESRPLHLAARVGCLPILKQLILHGCQVNSRTETGDTALMLAAKADHPDCFLELIISGADLGLLNNSGDTAIQLAKRSAFGSSLANLFWQVIITGRRVCSTNLEVFSLLHFVAGLGNTELLQLILQYLKEDINKHDGLGLTPTMVSVRAGHTEAFRFLIDAGADMSMKSRDGQGVVTMLQHHAYAGLRTRFEEILLDAVLGRRLTGHSEFGALHFAARSGNLPAMVQLLDMGFPINYVDDSGLSPLMVAAKEGHADACKLLLQRGADCGIANFTGETALSFAGKSNKCKAAERVIFDHLARSHVLSGEDLWKHTREGRGSPHRKVVQMLKSGTITWGKSSRRNVVCKAVAGPSENFLKNRKKDIEDRNRIVFRVITETHREVHFEASSAANLELWVHGINLIISEVTSGVR; translated from the exons ATGTCACTCCGCTTTTTGCGGCTGCTCATTCAGGTCACGTTGACATTGCCAGGAGACTGCTG TTTACAGTCTGCCGGAGCTGATGTAAACCAGGAGTTGTTTCGGGGCTTTGCAGCCACAGCTGCTGCTCGTGAAGGCCATTGTACCCTTCTCGACATGCTTCTCAAGGCGGGCACATCTCAATCAGCTTGTGAAGATGCTTTACTTGAGGCTTGCCTCTGTGGGCGGGCTAAAACTGCTGAGCTGTTGATACAGTCAGATATGATTGGACCTGATGTGGTGAAACATGCACTGATATCTGCTAGCTGCAGAGGATTTGTTGATGTTGCAACAACCTTAATCAAG AATGGAGCAGACATAAATTGCACACATAGAGTTCTCTTGCGCTCGTTCAAGCCTGCATTGCATGCTAATGTTAGCTGCACAGCTTTGGTGGCTGCTGTTGTAAGCCGGCAAGTTTCGATGGTTAAGTATTTGTTGGAG GCAGGTGCAAGAACAAATTGCCTTGCTAGGCTGGGAGCTTGGTCATGGGACGTCTTCTCAGGTGAAGAGTTGAGGGTTGGTGCATGCTTAGGAGAGCCATATGATGGAGTTTGGTGTGCAGTTGAGTATTATGAAGCAAGTGGCCAAATCTTAAACTGTTTGCTTCAGCACCAAATTTCTTGTCTAGAACATCAAGAACAAGGCAGAACCCTTCTTTGCCACGCAATCCTTTGTCAGAATCCTGATGCTGTCGCTGTGCTCCTTACTGCTGGCGCTGATGTTGAGTTCCGGATAAGGACCAAAAGAGGTCATGAATCTCGCCCTCTTCATTTAGCTGCTAGAGTGGGATGTCTTCCCATCTTAAAACAGTTAATCTTGCATGGTTGCCAAGTCAATTCAAGGACAGAAACTGGTGACACAGCCCTGATGTTGGCTGCTAAAGCTGATCACCCCGATTGCTTTCTTGAACTTATTATTTCAGGTGCTGATTTGGGTCTATTAAATAATAGCGGAGACACTGCAATACAATTGGCAAAAAGAAGTGCATTTGGATCATCTTTGGCCAATCTTTTCTGGCAGGTTATTATAACTGGAAGAAGGGTCTGCTCCACCAATCTCGAGGTGTTCTCTTTGCTGCACTTTGTTGCTGGACTTGGAAACACAGAGCTTTTGCAGTTGATCCTCCAGTATTTGAAAGAAGATATAAATAAGCATGATGGTTTAGGTTTGACACCCACTATGGTTTCTGTAAGAGCTGGCCATACTGAGGCCTTCAGATTCCTGATTGATGCTGGAGCTGACATGAGTATGAAGAGCAGAGATGGACAGGGAGTGGTTACTATGTTGCAGCATCATGCCTATGCTGGTCTTAGGACTCGGTTTGAAGAGATTTTGCTTGATGCTGTGCTTGGTCGTAGATTGACTGGTCACTCTGAGTTCGGAGCTCTGCACTTTGCAGCAAGGAGTGGCAACTTGCCTGCCATGGTTCAACTTCTGGATATGGGGTTCCCCATAAATTATGTGGATGACAGTGGGCTTTCACCTCTTATGGTTGCAGCCAAGGAAGGCCATGCAGACGCCTGCAAGCTCTTGCTGCAACGAGGTGCTGATTGTGGGATTGCCAATTTTACAGGAGAGACAGCATTATCTTTTGCTGGCAAAAGCAATAAATGTAAGGCTGCAGAAAGGGTGATATTTGATCATCTAGCTCGTTCTCATGTGCTGTCAGGGGAGGATCTGTGGAAGCACACCCGTGAGGGGAGAGGATCACCACACAGAAAAGTAGTTCAGATGCTCAAATCTGGCACGATAACATGGGGAAAGTCAAGTCGAAGAAACGTGGTGTGCAAAGCAGTGGCAGGGCCAAGTGAGAACTTTctaaagaatagaaaaaaggATATTGAGGACAGAAACAGGATCGTTTTTAGGGTGATAACTGAGACACATAGGGAAGTTCACTTTGAGGCAAGCTCTGCTGCAAATTTGGAACTTTGGGTTCATGGTATTAACCTCATCATAAGTGAAGTTACTTCGGGTGTTAGGTGA
- the LOC8288865 gene encoding uncharacterized protein LOC8288865 — protein MKGTCTLVASVLAASTVAFSAGDSDVAFHPSSNQGSSSSVMGKLGASNACAPSSDKEKFAPRFDGLRFIETLITAHR, from the exons ATGAAGGGAACTTGCACTCTTGTGGCTTCTGTCCTGGCAGCCTCCACCGTGGCTTTCTCTGCCGGTGACAGCGACGTGGCTTTTCATCCTTCCTCCAATCag GGATCATCTAGTTCTGTAATGGGGAAGCTTGGCGCATCAAATGCTTGTGCACCGTCCTCAGACAAGGAGAAATTCGCGCCACGATTTGATGGTTTGAGGTTCATTGAAACCCTAATTACGGCTCATCGGTGA
- the LOC8288869 gene encoding ankyrin repeat and KH domain-containing protein 1 isoform X1: MVATAARYSYLGRRDREELATPSQRLIEASLIGDVECVTESLKLETVDVNCIGTVSLRVKCIETVMREEEADELEIEYRDFVTDVTPLFAAAHSGHVDIARRLLSAGADVNQELFRGFAATAAAREGHCTLLDMLLKAGTSQSACEDALLEACLCGRAKTAELLIQSDMIGPDVVKHALISASCRGFVDVATTLIKNGADINCTHRVLLRSFKPALHANVSCTALVAAVVSRQVSMVKYLLEAGARTNCLARLGAWSWDVFSGEELRVGACLGEPYDGVWCAVEYYEASGQILNCLLQHQISCLEHQEQGRTLLCHAILCQNPDAVAVLLTAGADVEFRIRTKRGHESRPLHLAARVGCLPILKQLILHGCQVNSRTETGDTALMLAAKADHPDCFLELIISGADLGLLNNSGDTAIQLAKRSAFGSSLANLFWQVIITGRRVCSTNLEVFSLLHFVAGLGNTELLQLILQYLKEDINKHDGLGLTPTMVSVRAGHTEAFRFLIDAGADMSMKSRDGQGVVTMLQHHAYAGLRTRFEEILLDAVLGRRLTGHSEFGALHFAARSGNLPAMVQLLDMGFPINYVDDSGLSPLMVAAKEGHADACKLLLQRGADCGIANFTGETALSFAGKSNKCKAAERVIFDHLARSHVLSGEDLWKHTREGRGSPHRKVVQMLKSGTITWGKSSRRNVVCKAVAGPSENFLKNRKKDIEDRNRIVFRVITETHREVHFEASSAANLELWVHGINLIISEVTSGVR; encoded by the exons ATGGTTGCAACGGCGGCAAGGTACAGTTATCTCGGCCGGAGAGATAGGGAGGAGCTAGCAACTCCATCCCAAAGACTCATAGAGGCTTCTCTGATTGGAGATGTAGAATGTGTGACAGAGAGTTTAAAGTTAGAAACAGTAGATGTTAATTGCATAGGGACGGTGAGCTTGAGAGTGAAGTGCATTGAGACTGTAATGAGGGAAGAAGAGGCTGATGAGCTTGAGATCGAATACAGAGATTTTGTGACTGATGTCACTCCGCTTTTTGCGGCTGCTCATTCAGGTCACGTTGACATTGCCAGGAGACTGCTG TCTGCCGGAGCTGATGTAAACCAGGAGTTGTTTCGGGGCTTTGCAGCCACAGCTGCTGCTCGTGAAGGCCATTGTACCCTTCTCGACATGCTTCTCAAGGCGGGCACATCTCAATCAGCTTGTGAAGATGCTTTACTTGAGGCTTGCCTCTGTGGGCGGGCTAAAACTGCTGAGCTGTTGATACAGTCAGATATGATTGGACCTGATGTGGTGAAACATGCACTGATATCTGCTAGCTGCAGAGGATTTGTTGATGTTGCAACAACCTTAATCAAG AATGGAGCAGACATAAATTGCACACATAGAGTTCTCTTGCGCTCGTTCAAGCCTGCATTGCATGCTAATGTTAGCTGCACAGCTTTGGTGGCTGCTGTTGTAAGCCGGCAAGTTTCGATGGTTAAGTATTTGTTGGAG GCAGGTGCAAGAACAAATTGCCTTGCTAGGCTGGGAGCTTGGTCATGGGACGTCTTCTCAGGTGAAGAGTTGAGGGTTGGTGCATGCTTAGGAGAGCCATATGATGGAGTTTGGTGTGCAGTTGAGTATTATGAAGCAAGTGGCCAAATCTTAAACTGTTTGCTTCAGCACCAAATTTCTTGTCTAGAACATCAAGAACAAGGCAGAACCCTTCTTTGCCACGCAATCCTTTGTCAGAATCCTGATGCTGTCGCTGTGCTCCTTACTGCTGGCGCTGATGTTGAGTTCCGGATAAGGACCAAAAGAGGTCATGAATCTCGCCCTCTTCATTTAGCTGCTAGAGTGGGATGTCTTCCCATCTTAAAACAGTTAATCTTGCATGGTTGCCAAGTCAATTCAAGGACAGAAACTGGTGACACAGCCCTGATGTTGGCTGCTAAAGCTGATCACCCCGATTGCTTTCTTGAACTTATTATTTCAGGTGCTGATTTGGGTCTATTAAATAATAGCGGAGACACTGCAATACAATTGGCAAAAAGAAGTGCATTTGGATCATCTTTGGCCAATCTTTTCTGGCAGGTTATTATAACTGGAAGAAGGGTCTGCTCCACCAATCTCGAGGTGTTCTCTTTGCTGCACTTTGTTGCTGGACTTGGAAACACAGAGCTTTTGCAGTTGATCCTCCAGTATTTGAAAGAAGATATAAATAAGCATGATGGTTTAGGTTTGACACCCACTATGGTTTCTGTAAGAGCTGGCCATACTGAGGCCTTCAGATTCCTGATTGATGCTGGAGCTGACATGAGTATGAAGAGCAGAGATGGACAGGGAGTGGTTACTATGTTGCAGCATCATGCCTATGCTGGTCTTAGGACTCGGTTTGAAGAGATTTTGCTTGATGCTGTGCTTGGTCGTAGATTGACTGGTCACTCTGAGTTCGGAGCTCTGCACTTTGCAGCAAGGAGTGGCAACTTGCCTGCCATGGTTCAACTTCTGGATATGGGGTTCCCCATAAATTATGTGGATGACAGTGGGCTTTCACCTCTTATGGTTGCAGCCAAGGAAGGCCATGCAGACGCCTGCAAGCTCTTGCTGCAACGAGGTGCTGATTGTGGGATTGCCAATTTTACAGGAGAGACAGCATTATCTTTTGCTGGCAAAAGCAATAAATGTAAGGCTGCAGAAAGGGTGATATTTGATCATCTAGCTCGTTCTCATGTGCTGTCAGGGGAGGATCTGTGGAAGCACACCCGTGAGGGGAGAGGATCACCACACAGAAAAGTAGTTCAGATGCTCAAATCTGGCACGATAACATGGGGAAAGTCAAGTCGAAGAAACGTGGTGTGCAAAGCAGTGGCAGGGCCAAGTGAGAACTTTctaaagaatagaaaaaaggATATTGAGGACAGAAACAGGATCGTTTTTAGGGTGATAACTGAGACACATAGGGAAGTTCACTTTGAGGCAAGCTCTGCTGCAAATTTGGAACTTTGGGTTCATGGTATTAACCTCATCATAAGTGAAGTTACTTCGGGTGTTAGGTGA
- the LOC8288869 gene encoding ankyrin-3 isoform X3 — translation MLLKAGTSQSACEDALLEACLCGRAKTAELLIQSDMIGPDVVKHALISASCRGFVDVATTLIKNGADINCTHRVLLRSFKPALHANVSCTALVAAVVSRQVSMVKYLLEAGARTNCLARLGAWSWDVFSGEELRVGACLGEPYDGVWCAVEYYEASGQILNCLLQHQISCLEHQEQGRTLLCHAILCQNPDAVAVLLTAGADVEFRIRTKRGHESRPLHLAARVGCLPILKQLILHGCQVNSRTETGDTALMLAAKADHPDCFLELIISGADLGLLNNSGDTAIQLAKRSAFGSSLANLFWQVIITGRRVCSTNLEVFSLLHFVAGLGNTELLQLILQYLKEDINKHDGLGLTPTMVSVRAGHTEAFRFLIDAGADMSMKSRDGQGVVTMLQHHAYAGLRTRFEEILLDAVLGRRLTGHSEFGALHFAARSGNLPAMVQLLDMGFPINYVDDSGLSPLMVAAKEGHADACKLLLQRGADCGIANFTGETALSFAGKSNKCKAAERVIFDHLARSHVLSGEDLWKHTREGRGSPHRKVVQMLKSGTITWGKSSRRNVVCKAVAGPSENFLKNRKKDIEDRNRIVFRVITETHREVHFEASSAANLELWVHGINLIISEVTSGVR, via the exons ATGCTTCTCAAGGCGGGCACATCTCAATCAGCTTGTGAAGATGCTTTACTTGAGGCTTGCCTCTGTGGGCGGGCTAAAACTGCTGAGCTGTTGATACAGTCAGATATGATTGGACCTGATGTGGTGAAACATGCACTGATATCTGCTAGCTGCAGAGGATTTGTTGATGTTGCAACAACCTTAATCAAG AATGGAGCAGACATAAATTGCACACATAGAGTTCTCTTGCGCTCGTTCAAGCCTGCATTGCATGCTAATGTTAGCTGCACAGCTTTGGTGGCTGCTGTTGTAAGCCGGCAAGTTTCGATGGTTAAGTATTTGTTGGAG GCAGGTGCAAGAACAAATTGCCTTGCTAGGCTGGGAGCTTGGTCATGGGACGTCTTCTCAGGTGAAGAGTTGAGGGTTGGTGCATGCTTAGGAGAGCCATATGATGGAGTTTGGTGTGCAGTTGAGTATTATGAAGCAAGTGGCCAAATCTTAAACTGTTTGCTTCAGCACCAAATTTCTTGTCTAGAACATCAAGAACAAGGCAGAACCCTTCTTTGCCACGCAATCCTTTGTCAGAATCCTGATGCTGTCGCTGTGCTCCTTACTGCTGGCGCTGATGTTGAGTTCCGGATAAGGACCAAAAGAGGTCATGAATCTCGCCCTCTTCATTTAGCTGCTAGAGTGGGATGTCTTCCCATCTTAAAACAGTTAATCTTGCATGGTTGCCAAGTCAATTCAAGGACAGAAACTGGTGACACAGCCCTGATGTTGGCTGCTAAAGCTGATCACCCCGATTGCTTTCTTGAACTTATTATTTCAGGTGCTGATTTGGGTCTATTAAATAATAGCGGAGACACTGCAATACAATTGGCAAAAAGAAGTGCATTTGGATCATCTTTGGCCAATCTTTTCTGGCAGGTTATTATAACTGGAAGAAGGGTCTGCTCCACCAATCTCGAGGTGTTCTCTTTGCTGCACTTTGTTGCTGGACTTGGAAACACAGAGCTTTTGCAGTTGATCCTCCAGTATTTGAAAGAAGATATAAATAAGCATGATGGTTTAGGTTTGACACCCACTATGGTTTCTGTAAGAGCTGGCCATACTGAGGCCTTCAGATTCCTGATTGATGCTGGAGCTGACATGAGTATGAAGAGCAGAGATGGACAGGGAGTGGTTACTATGTTGCAGCATCATGCCTATGCTGGTCTTAGGACTCGGTTTGAAGAGATTTTGCTTGATGCTGTGCTTGGTCGTAGATTGACTGGTCACTCTGAGTTCGGAGCTCTGCACTTTGCAGCAAGGAGTGGCAACTTGCCTGCCATGGTTCAACTTCTGGATATGGGGTTCCCCATAAATTATGTGGATGACAGTGGGCTTTCACCTCTTATGGTTGCAGCCAAGGAAGGCCATGCAGACGCCTGCAAGCTCTTGCTGCAACGAGGTGCTGATTGTGGGATTGCCAATTTTACAGGAGAGACAGCATTATCTTTTGCTGGCAAAAGCAATAAATGTAAGGCTGCAGAAAGGGTGATATTTGATCATCTAGCTCGTTCTCATGTGCTGTCAGGGGAGGATCTGTGGAAGCACACCCGTGAGGGGAGAGGATCACCACACAGAAAAGTAGTTCAGATGCTCAAATCTGGCACGATAACATGGGGAAAGTCAAGTCGAAGAAACGTGGTGTGCAAAGCAGTGGCAGGGCCAAGTGAGAACTTTctaaagaatagaaaaaaggATATTGAGGACAGAAACAGGATCGTTTTTAGGGTGATAACTGAGACACATAGGGAAGTTCACTTTGAGGCAAGCTCTGCTGCAAATTTGGAACTTTGGGTTCATGGTATTAACCTCATCATAAGTGAAGTTACTTCGGGTGTTAGGTGA
- the LOC8288868 gene encoding beta-1,6-galactosyltransferase GALT31A → MGLSRPQKPTNGVSTRWVSIFCIASFFLGVLVVNRFWTIPDPAKVDEEASSVNEYQSKLSHPVLNCEKKETSVQAGDILSQVSQTHNVIMTLDKTISSLEMQLAAARAVKGDSEEGSPMGTKSGTDPLKERQKVFFVMGIITAFSSRKRRDSIRETWLPKGEELKKLETEKGIIIRFVIGHSASPGGVLDRAIDAEEEQHKDFLRLNHIEGYHELSSKTQIYFSTAVSRWDADFYIKVDDDVHINLGMIGSTLARHRSKPRVYIGCMKSGPVLSQKGVKYHEPEYWKFGEEGNKYFRHATGQIYAISKNLATYISVNRHILHRYANEDVSMGSWFIGLDVEHIDDRSLCCGTPPDCEWKAQAGNPCAASFDWTCSGICKSVERMEEVHQRCGEGDGAIWHTSF, encoded by the exons ATGGGTTTGAGCAGACCTCAAAAACCCACTAATGGAGTCTCTACCAGATGGGTTTCTATCTTCTGCATTGCTAGCTTCTTCTTGGGTGTTCTTGTTGTCAACAG GTTTTGGACCATTCCAGATCCAGCCAAAGTAGATGAGGAGGCTTCATCTGTGAATGAGTATCAATCAAAATTGTCTCATCCTGTACTTAATTGTGAAAAGAAG GAGACTTCTGTCCAGGCAGGGGACATCCTTTCTCAAGTTTCACAGACTCACAATGTAATTAT GACACTAGACAAAACAATCTCCTCATTGGAAATGCAGCTGGCTGCTGCAAGAGCTGTTAAAGGTGACAGTGAAGAAGGATCTCCAATGGGTACCAAATCTGGAACAGATCCCTTGAAGGAGCGGCAAAAGGTTTTCTTTGTTATGGGCATAATTACTGCATTTAGTAGCAGAAAACGAAGGGACTCAATTAGAGAAACTTGGTTGCCCAAAG GAGAGGAATTAAAGAAGTTGGAAACAGAGAAGGGTATCATAATTCGATTTGTAATAGGACACAG TGCATCACCAGGGGGTGTTTTGGATCGTGCTATTGATGCAGAAGAGGAGCAGCACAAGGATTTCCTGCGGCTG AATCATATTGAAGGATATCATGAATTGTCATCGAAAACACAGATATACTTCTCAACCGCAGTTTCTAGGTGGGATGCTGACTTCTATATTAAAGTTGATGACGATGTACACATAAATCTTG GAATGATTGGATCTACTCTGGCCCGCCATAGATCAAAACCCCGTGTTTATATTGGTTGTATGAAATCTGGACCTGTCCTATCACAGAA AGGTGTTAAGTACCACGAGCCAGAATATTGGAAATTCGGTGAGGAAGGAAACAAGTATTTTAGGCATGCGACAGGGCAAATATATGCAATTTCCAAGAATTTGGCCACCTACATCTCAGTAAATCG GCACATACTTCATAGATATGCAAATGAAGATGTTTCCATGGGATCTTGGTTTATTGGTCTTGATGTTGAGCATATTGATGACAGAAGCCTCTGCTGTGGAACTCCACCTG ATTGCGAGTGGAAGGCTCAAGCAGGAAATCCTTGCGCTGCATCATTTGACTGGACTTGCAGTGGCATTTGCAAGTCAGTGGAAAGAATGGAGGAGGTACATCAGCGTTGTGGAGAAGGCGATGGGGCAATCTGGCATACGAGTTTCTGA